A stretch of the Bombyx mori chromosome 12, ASM3026992v2 genome encodes the following:
- the LOC101741358 gene encoding ATP-binding cassette sub-family G member 1 isoform X2, whose amino-acid sequence MDIEAGKDDVCLEDGTSIVFSDVFCKVNDVSGFPLCFNRKSSTTLTIINGACGVIRPGRLTFILGPSGAGKTTLLKIIAKRKRSGVTGSVFGANRNVVFVDQHTTLIETLTARETIKFAASLKLAKMNYRERIQMVESVTKQLGIYDILNTKCSRLSGGERKRLTIACELLTDPPIMLLDEPTSGLDTVSSLSVVRALQTVARTGRIVACVVHQPSSQLYATADDVLLLANGKTLYAGPLRDIPGTLLKAGLSCPQYYNMADYLLEVASLNHPSHQILESEARSYAIELRKNTQIDISIKNGEESSPESEALLNPYPVKDSHTYTANSLQQCKALLWRCFIGAVRDVHITQIRLATHLVVALLLGALYNKAGLEAHRIISNTGCLFFFLLFLFFSNAMPTIHTFPSESTVVLQQHMNRWYSLVLYCGSKIIVDLPIQLLCSTVFLIPAWYLTSQPTDLFRVGMAWTICVLMTILAQTFGLVVGAAYGMKLGLFIIPAANIPMLMFSEFFIPYKEIPSYLQPLCVISYFRYGFNAFLKIVYGYGREKLPCHVVFCMFKNPAKYLEYLGISDNVTYDFLALVIWIIVLQITLVFVLMFKAYNACR is encoded by the exons ATGGACATTGAGGCCGGTAAAGATGATGTCTGTTTAGAAGATGGAACTTCAATTGTGTTTAGTGATGTCTTCTGTAAAGTCAATGACG TTTCAGGATTTCCGCTATGTTTCAATCGTAAATCCAGTACAACCTTAACTATTATTAATGGAGCCTGTGGAGTGATAAGGCCAGGACGCCTAACCTTCATTCTTGGACCCTCCGGTGCTGGAAAAACCACTCTTCTCAAAATAATAGCCAAACGAAA AAGATCCGGAGTAACGGGTTCCGTTTTTGGTGCCAACCGTAACGTTGTTTTTGTAGATCAACACACCACCCTAATAGAAACACTTACCGCAAGAGAAACTATAAAGTTCGCCGCGAGCCTAAAACTGGCGAAAATGAACTACCGAGAACGTATACAAAtg GTGGAATCAGTAACAAAACAGTTGGGCATTTACGACATTCTTAACACAAAGTGCAGTCGTCTTTCGGGTGGAGAAAGGAAAAGACTTACAATCGCCTGTGAATTATTAACAGACCCTCCGATTATGCTTCTTGATGAACCGACGAG CGGCCTTGATACAGTGTCGTCATTGTCTGTGGTTCGAGCGCTACAGACAGTGGCACGCACTGGACGGATCGTGGCCTGCGTGGTACACCAACCTTCCTCACAACTATACGCAACAGCAGACGATGTCCTATTATTGGCCAACGGAAAAACCCTTTATGCTGGGCCACTGAGAGATATTCCTGGGACACTATTAAAAGCTGGCTTATCATGTCCACAATATTATAACATGGCTGATTAtt TATTAGAGGTCGCAAGTTTAAATCATCCATCCCATCAAATTCTTGAAAGTGAAGCACGGAGCTATGCTATTGAATTgagaaaaaatacacaaatcgacatttcaataaaaaatggaGAAG aatCCTCACCAGAATCTGAAGCCTTACTAAATCCGTATCCTGTTAAGGATTCGCATACGTACACCGCAAATTCATTACAACAATGTAAAGCGCTACTGTGGAGATGCTTCATTGGAGCCGTCAGAGACGTACACATAACTCAG ATTAGACTGGCCACCCATCTCGTAGTGGCGCTATTGTTAGGTGCACTATACAACAAAGCTGGCCTGGAAGCACACAGAATTATATCTAATACTGgatgtttgtttttctttctaCTATTCTTATTCTTCTCTAATGCTATGCCCACTATTCATACGT TTCCATCAGAATCAACAGTCGTTCTTCAGCAGCATATGAACAGATGGTACTCCTTAGTTCTTTATTGTGGTTCGAAGATTATAGTAGATCTACCCATACAA CTCCTTTGTTCCACTGTGTTCCTAATTCCAGCATGGTACTTAACATCGCAACCTACAGACTTATTTAGAGTAGGAATGGCGTGGACAATATGCGTACTCATGACTATTCTGGCCCAAACATTTGGTTTGGTAGTCGGTGCTGCTTATGGAATGAAG ctcGGACTGTTCATCATTCCCGCTGCAAACATTCCGATGCTGATGTTCTCAGAGTTTTTCATTCCGTACAAGGAAATACCGTCGTACCTTCAACCGCTCTGCGTGATCTCTTACTTTCGTTACGGTTTCAATGCCTTCCTTAAAATAGTATACGGTTATGGAAGAGAAAAACTACCCTGTCATGTAGTATTTTGCATGTTTAAGAATCCAGCCAAATATCTAGAATATTTGGGGATCTCTGATAATGTGACTTATGATTTTCTTGCTTTAGTAATCTGGATTATTGTTTTACAGATTACCTTAGTTTTTGTTCTTATGTTTAAGGCATATAATGCGTGCAGATGA
- the LOC101741358 gene encoding ATP-binding cassette sub-family G member 1 isoform X1 yields MNIEMGSASQECGRVKAITFLDLGYKTTNAQVSGFPLCFNRKSSTTLTIINGACGVIRPGRLTFILGPSGAGKTTLLKIIAKRKRSGVTGSVFGANRNVVFVDQHTTLIETLTARETIKFAASLKLAKMNYRERIQMVESVTKQLGIYDILNTKCSRLSGGERKRLTIACELLTDPPIMLLDEPTSGLDTVSSLSVVRALQTVARTGRIVACVVHQPSSQLYATADDVLLLANGKTLYAGPLRDIPGTLLKAGLSCPQYYNMADYLLEVASLNHPSHQILESEARSYAIELRKNTQIDISIKNGEESSPESEALLNPYPVKDSHTYTANSLQQCKALLWRCFIGAVRDVHITQIRLATHLVVALLLGALYNKAGLEAHRIISNTGCLFFFLLFLFFSNAMPTIHTFPSESTVVLQQHMNRWYSLVLYCGSKIIVDLPIQLLCSTVFLIPAWYLTSQPTDLFRVGMAWTICVLMTILAQTFGLVVGAAYGMKLGLFIIPAANIPMLMFSEFFIPYKEIPSYLQPLCVISYFRYGFNAFLKIVYGYGREKLPCHVVFCMFKNPAKYLEYLGISDNVTYDFLALVIWIIVLQITLVFVLMFKAYNACR; encoded by the exons atgaacatcGAGATGGGAAGTGCGTCCCAGGAATGCGGACGAGTAAAGGCTATTACTTTTTTGGATTTGGGATACAAAACCACAAATGCGCAag TTTCAGGATTTCCGCTATGTTTCAATCGTAAATCCAGTACAACCTTAACTATTATTAATGGAGCCTGTGGAGTGATAAGGCCAGGACGCCTAACCTTCATTCTTGGACCCTCCGGTGCTGGAAAAACCACTCTTCTCAAAATAATAGCCAAACGAAA AAGATCCGGAGTAACGGGTTCCGTTTTTGGTGCCAACCGTAACGTTGTTTTTGTAGATCAACACACCACCCTAATAGAAACACTTACCGCAAGAGAAACTATAAAGTTCGCCGCGAGCCTAAAACTGGCGAAAATGAACTACCGAGAACGTATACAAAtg GTGGAATCAGTAACAAAACAGTTGGGCATTTACGACATTCTTAACACAAAGTGCAGTCGTCTTTCGGGTGGAGAAAGGAAAAGACTTACAATCGCCTGTGAATTATTAACAGACCCTCCGATTATGCTTCTTGATGAACCGACGAG CGGCCTTGATACAGTGTCGTCATTGTCTGTGGTTCGAGCGCTACAGACAGTGGCACGCACTGGACGGATCGTGGCCTGCGTGGTACACCAACCTTCCTCACAACTATACGCAACAGCAGACGATGTCCTATTATTGGCCAACGGAAAAACCCTTTATGCTGGGCCACTGAGAGATATTCCTGGGACACTATTAAAAGCTGGCTTATCATGTCCACAATATTATAACATGGCTGATTAtt TATTAGAGGTCGCAAGTTTAAATCATCCATCCCATCAAATTCTTGAAAGTGAAGCACGGAGCTATGCTATTGAATTgagaaaaaatacacaaatcgacatttcaataaaaaatggaGAAG aatCCTCACCAGAATCTGAAGCCTTACTAAATCCGTATCCTGTTAAGGATTCGCATACGTACACCGCAAATTCATTACAACAATGTAAAGCGCTACTGTGGAGATGCTTCATTGGAGCCGTCAGAGACGTACACATAACTCAG ATTAGACTGGCCACCCATCTCGTAGTGGCGCTATTGTTAGGTGCACTATACAACAAAGCTGGCCTGGAAGCACACAGAATTATATCTAATACTGgatgtttgtttttctttctaCTATTCTTATTCTTCTCTAATGCTATGCCCACTATTCATACGT TTCCATCAGAATCAACAGTCGTTCTTCAGCAGCATATGAACAGATGGTACTCCTTAGTTCTTTATTGTGGTTCGAAGATTATAGTAGATCTACCCATACAA CTCCTTTGTTCCACTGTGTTCCTAATTCCAGCATGGTACTTAACATCGCAACCTACAGACTTATTTAGAGTAGGAATGGCGTGGACAATATGCGTACTCATGACTATTCTGGCCCAAACATTTGGTTTGGTAGTCGGTGCTGCTTATGGAATGAAG ctcGGACTGTTCATCATTCCCGCTGCAAACATTCCGATGCTGATGTTCTCAGAGTTTTTCATTCCGTACAAGGAAATACCGTCGTACCTTCAACCGCTCTGCGTGATCTCTTACTTTCGTTACGGTTTCAATGCCTTCCTTAAAATAGTATACGGTTATGGAAGAGAAAAACTACCCTGTCATGTAGTATTTTGCATGTTTAAGAATCCAGCCAAATATCTAGAATATTTGGGGATCTCTGATAATGTGACTTATGATTTTCTTGCTTTAGTAATCTGGATTATTGTTTTACAGATTACCTTAGTTTTTGTTCTTATGTTTAAGGCATATAATGCGTGCAGATGA